The Verrucomicrobiia bacterium genomic interval AGTGCGATGCGAGGGTTGGCGTTGCAAAGCCGTCCTTTGGCAGCCGCCCATCGTTCTCCGCCGCAAACAGGTGCGTGCCCGCCCCCCATTGTTTCAAATGCTGAAGGCAATAGGCCGCGCGCGCCTTTTCCCGAGCCCGATTGAGCGCGGGCAGCAGCATGCCTGCAATAATGACAATCAACGAGATGACGATGAGAACCTCGAGGAGAGAAAACCCTGATCCCTTTTTCATTCCTTTGCCCTTTCCTTGACGCTGTTTTAGCGTGCCGATCAAAAATGGCAATGGCGAAATGCCTGCCGGGACGAAAAATCGCCTTCAAAATGGCAACCCGCTGTTCGTCCTCCTAGTGCTTGGCAACCGTATCGTTCCCGCTTAGTGTCTGCGCGCCATGATTCGTTTGGTGTTGTTCGATATTGATGGAACGCTGGTTCGCACAGGAGGAGCTGGGATTAAGGCGTTCGCCAAGGTCTTTGCCACGGAATTCCAGGCCGTCGATCATTTCGAGCGGCTAAAGTTCGCCGGCCGGACGGATGTCAGCCTCGTCCGTGAATTTTTTGAGTATCACAATATCCCGGTAACAGCCGAAAACTTCGAGCGGTTCTTCAGCAGATACGTCTTTTGGCTGGATCATATTCTTTCAAGCAGCAAAACGGAGGAATGTCCTGGTATTTGGGAGTTCATTTATGACGTGAAGGAGATCGCTGAACGCCCTTTGCTTGGCCTGCTCACGGGAAACATCCGCCTGGGCGCCGAGATCAAACTGCGGCACTTCCAGCTATGGGAAGCGTTTGAGACTGGAGCGTTCGCGGACGACCATGAGGAACGCGATCAAATCGCGGAGATAGCCTTCAAACGCGGCCAGCGGCTGCTGGGCAATTCCCTGCGACCTGAGGAAGTGCTGGTGATTGGCGATACACCGCTCGATATCCGATGCGGCCGGGCGATCGGCGCCAAGGTTCTGGCGGTTGCTTCGGGGGGCGCAAGCCTCGAGGAACTTATCCGACACAAACCCGATTGGGCCGTTCCCGACTTGCGAGCCGTTTCCGCGGCTGAGGTTTGCCTGCAGGGCGAATCGGGAGAGGTGCTCGAACCTCTCGACAGGCGGCCTTAGCGGAGTTTAAGGGTTCGGCTCGATTAATTCGCGCCGTGCTCCGCTGAGAAGTTGTTCCACGAA includes:
- a CDS encoding HAD family hydrolase produces the protein MIRLVLFDIDGTLVRTGGAGIKAFAKVFATEFQAVDHFERLKFAGRTDVSLVREFFEYHNIPVTAENFERFFSRYVFWLDHILSSSKTEECPGIWEFIYDVKEIAERPLLGLLTGNIRLGAEIKLRHFQLWEAFETGAFADDHEERDQIAEIAFKRGQRLLGNSLRPEEVLVIGDTPLDIRCGRAIGAKVLAVASGGASLEELIRHKPDWAVPDLRAVSAAEVCLQGESGEVLEPLDRRP